The DNA region TAATAATGTTCCCCAATTCTGGCCCATAAGTTAAGTCCGCTATGTGGCCCCTATATTGTTATTATGTCATAATGTCTCCCAATTCTAGCCCCCATAAATGATGTCCCCCAATGATGTAATCCCCATAAGTTCTGCTCCTCTATGTGGTCCCCATATACTCATAATGTACCCCGATTCTTTGTCCTCCTTACATTAATATTGGCCCCTATGTGCCCCTCAGTCTGCCCTCTACACTCCAACACTTCTGTTTCTTCATTAGACATTTCAGACTGCTACATGCTGGTGTACAGGAAAATTAAATTGAAAATATGGTTCATTCTTTTAATGTAATTCTTATAATCCTTCTTAATAGCACAGCAATGCATAATAATAGGGATGAATAGTAGGAATGGAGATAGAAATGTCCATTGATCCTCACGATTGTGGAAATTACAATGGACTTCCCATTTTCTTGGAAGATCTATTTGACCCATTGTTATGGTATAACACACTTGAAAGGTAAATTATCCAGGGTATTTTGCAAAAACTAAATTACCTGTTGCCTGAAATACACATCTTGAGCATTTCTCTTGAACAGTAGCCAATATGTTTTTTATCAATAGTTAACTCCTACATGCTAATAACCAGGACTAAGTACTGTGGTAGGTGGATCACATCAAGTTATTCGAGGTCATACATTGGCACGGCTGTTAGAACGTGTCATGCACAGTAAATTTTCCATTTTATGTGACTAGTAGCTGTGCCACACCTCTCATTGGACAACCTGGCATGGTTCCTGGTTTTTCAAAGCGATATATAACTTCATCCCAAATATGTGCTTCATCATCTTGTAAACAGTAGCACACGGCTGAGCACCAGCGGGGATTTCTTTTGAGTCTCCTTGACTTTTATAGACTAATCATGCTTAAGGAGCTATGCGCCGGCTTTCATTTTAAAGCCTTTATAGCTGAGTTGGTAGCCACCCTTGTGTTTGTTTTTGTTGGCTTGGGTTCAACGCTATCATGGTCTGAAGCTATTCCCACCGTCTTACAAATAGCCTTCACCTTTGGCTTGGGAATAGGTACAATGGTACAAGCTGTGGGTCACATTAGTGGAGCTCATATCAACCCTGCCGTAACTGTAGCGCTCCTCGTTGGGGCccgaatatctctggtccagacctTCTTCTATGTGATCGCTCAGATGCTGGGTGCAGTCATAGGAGCTGCTTTACTTTTCGAGTTTGTGCCTTCGGACATCAGGGGAGGTTTTGGCGTAAACCAGGTAAGAAGATGAATTGTTAAAAAAATGCTATTTGAATTTTGATtgctctttaaaaaaaaagaattcataACAGTTTTAGAAGCATAACGAAGCTGTGTATTTCCGAGCTACAGAGCTGACTTTATCACATGATGCCAAAACGTGTTTTACACAAGACTACAGATGATCATACTGCATTATTTTATGATGAATAAGCTATGAGACGTGTAaaacagtcagctctgctacatctgtatatccCTGATTAACACTAACAATGTAAATTCCCAAGACTTAACATTTAGATGCTAAATTGCTAATTAAATGCAAAttggacctgtctattatgtgttatTACATAAATGCACGTGCAGTAAATAAATCATAATTGCTTCCTCTTTGTAATTATACTATTACATTactatgtctaatatgaaatagccGAGCAACAGTACAACATCCGGGCAAGCAGTGGCTGTAGAAATCATACTTACAATGCAACTGGTCCTCTGCATCTTCGCTACAACGGACAGCCGAAGGACGGACAACATCGGCTCTCCAGCCATATCCATAGGACTGTCAGTGGTATTGGGACACTTACTTGGGGTAGGTTCTTATAATATAATATGTGTCTCCAAATCACACACCCATTCAACACATAACATATGGTGTATAATCTAAATGAGACTCCAAATGTACTTTCAGATGTCCATGACAATCAGTCCGATGTTGGATTGCAATGCACAGTCTGTCAGCACATCTCCAGACCTGAACgagacagcttcatagaaatatatgaagctgtcacactcgggtcaggagaTGTGCGGCCAGTCCATGTATTGTGAtccaaaaaggaagagaaagaaTGGACTAATAACGGCTTGCACACGACcaaatatagaaaagtaacaaactttattaaacaccacaaaaaacataaaaacacttaaaataccacAATCATGTGTAGAACACCCCTATATAAACATAATATAATAAATAGCCGCAGcagcttcccctgacgaagctgctgcggcagcgatacgcgtggggtctctcTCCCAGCACCCCTTCATCTTCCTATGCCGGCCACTTATGGCTTGTGGGTCTGCCTGGCTATTTTAGCCAAGAAAAGTTGCGACTCTCACTACTTTTATCTCTCTGGGTTCTGATTCAGTTGAGTATTCATGTCATTATGTTTTAGTCGCTGACTCCTCAGGAGCCCTGTTTTTTCATCTCATGAGTGGTTCTTTCAGCTAATCCTGCatgcttttttatattttatgaCATGTTTCTGCATTACCATCTTGCATGCACCTCTGCATAGGTGGCTAAGGGATTAACTCTATCCCACCAGTGAGGTCTTTATCTCACCAGGACTCCATTGTTCTACCATTTAGGATCTACTGAGCCACGTTACTTATAACATTTATGCATGGGAGCCTGTTTTCATATTGCTCTGGCAGACATATTATGTTTATATAGGGGTGTTCTACACATGATTgtggtattttaagtgtttttatgttttttgtggtgtttaataaagtttgttacttttctatatttgGTGGTGTGCAAGCCGTTATTAGTCCAttctttctcttcctttttggctaATACAATATTGGACTAGGCATTGCACCCCCATATTTATTTAACCTACAGCCAGGGTGCACCTCTTTTTGTTTTCATCGTGTATTGTGATCCAACATCGGGCTGATCTTTATGGACATCTCAAAAAGCCCTTATATTAACACTGGACAGGGAAAAGCCTTAAGCTCTGACTTTGGGCACTTGTTCACTACAATATATTGATCTGAACTTGGCAATAGAGAAGAGCGGATCGATCTGCGAAGGATCAAGTtctagttgaatttcctgaaatttgtggtttcaGGCAAATTCAAACATTTTCAGAATTGATTCATGGTTCACAAAAAAAATCTTACCCAGCACcacttcccacactgctgaagtatCAAAGAGTGAGATAACATCATCTTGCTTTGCCACCTGGACCCCCCCATAATGCCCTCTTCCTCTTACATCTCACGAATAATCACACCTTCTGCAGGGGTCGTtggtacctgggccatcacaaatCACCGGTTCCCAGGGGAACACAGTTTGTATGCTACAGTCATTTTCATTTGTCTTGAGTCACTGAGTAAGTctttctttcctgtagagtgtaagcttttatggtcagcagggtcctctatctccagtagagtataagctctcatggtcagtggcATTGTCTCTCACTCCTCTACCCATGTGTATTTTATGAACAATTACAAGATTTCCAGCATTGAAATTCACTCAAATTTACAGTATTTGCCGCAAACCAAATTTTTGGGGAGAAgtcagcaaatttgaatttcaaaagatttgcttatCTCCACTTATTATCATTACTTACAATAGTGGAGTGGCAGCGACAGATGGAAAGAGCTGAACTTCCAGGTTAACTGAAAAATAATGATGCAATGCGCTGCCTAAAATACCACTTTTGAGAGACATAATTCCAGATGGTAAAACCCTACTAGGTAACTTTTGGAAATCAACATCAATGAAATGTGGGAGCAGCAAACCTCAGGAAGATTTGGAAAACAAGTCACATCCCTTATTGCAGGCCATGTACAATTTTACAAGTCACACTGACATTCCCAAATATAATCCAAACGCTTGCGGGCGGCACCTATAGTGGAGGTCACTGAAGGGCTAGGACACTTGGCACAAGGACATTAAATACATAGAAATGGAAGATAACATCTGGATCTGAGGTACAACGAAGGCAATAAATGGAAATGGGGCACTAGTGGAGTACCTGTAGAAGAAGAACAACGGGTGGCTTGTGAAACAAGAGACATCTGGGCCAAAACAGATGTCAAAAACTGGAGCATCCTTATGTACATATGTATTTGGAGGAAACTTGCATGCCCATAGCATATACCATAGTTTAGTACTGTATTTACTACTAAATGGGCTTCTGGATGCCAGGGTTGCAAAGGAAAGATGTGGGTATAGTTTTATTTCAGGTAGGTGACCATGAGACCTTCAAACCTTGTCAACGGTTTGCAGAGGTCATCTCTTTTTCCCGAAACATTTTGAAAGAGTTGGCAATTATGCAGTAAATACCCTCTCAGTATAGAACACTTTTATTTCTTTTTGCAATAATACTGGCCAACTCAACAATTATTCTGTTCATCAATGTTACAATCTGTAGTGACACAGGTGGAGGATATACAATACTGTTGGTTGGTTCTaatgcaatttcacaattttcaagtaATTCACACTACAATGACTATTTATATCAATGACCATTTGATTTCTTTCTAGATTTACTACACTGGATGTTCCATGAATCCTGCACGGTCCTTTGGTCCAGCTTTAATTACAGGGAACTTTGAATACCATTGGGTGAGAACGTTTTAAAATATTTCTTTATATTCCGCTCATTTTGTACTAATTCTTATGAAACAAAAATGGAACATTTAGCAGAAATCTTGCATGCTAAATATGTCATTATTTTATCTCAAGTTCTGAGGGTCCCAATATTTATTTTAAAGTAGACAATTCCAGAAAATATGATATTCAAACTTGGTAGAATTATTAGGTTACATTATATGTAGCTTATTTTAGATGGGTATGAATATATGTAAGGTTGCGATTGTGAAACACTGATCATTCTTGGATTAAAATACATGGCCCAACTGCTGTATTTACTGGCTTAGGCTAACTGCTTCATAGGCATACTGTATATGAGACAGTTATCTCAGGTCATGAGATCCAGAGGTCTCTGGTTATTGCAATCTGACACACTCCATGTTCCACAGTTGTATGAAATTGTCCTTACATAAAATAGTTGTATTTCTGAGTTTTGCAAAGCAGTCCTGGGAGTCTTCTCTTGAAATTGTAGGCCTCACAAGGTGTGAGGTGCGCACCACATTTTTGTGGAGTCGTCAAACTATCACGGGGAAGTAGGTTTAATAACCACTAAAATATAATGTTTATTACATTTAAAATTAATCCATCTTAGAAAATAATTGTGATTAAAAAAATGTGTATATACACAAAACCAACCATGATATTATAGGCTTGGTTAATTTACAAAGGGATGAGGCATTGAATCCAAATAGCCTTTGGACACTAAGTCAAGCCCTAAGCCtggcctataaaaaaaaaagtaggagTGATCTCTTGAAAACAATGACTTTTGCCCCACCCCAACAGAAACCTTGCCCTAACAACCCTAATATTTTCTGTAAAGCTCTTTGTAGTTTAAAGTTTAACATATTTCCTCAAGTAGTAACTGGATTTTTTCTTCTCAAACTCAAACAGATTTTCTGGGTGGGACCGATAACAGGGGCAATCTTCGCCTGCTTGATTTATGACTATATTTTTGCCCCTCACCCAATAAGCTCTATTGAGAGGCTGGAAATCCTACGTGGCAACATCTCACAAGAGTATGAAAAAGAAGAGAGACGGAAACAATCTGTAGGCCTCAATTCACTTTACAGCCAATCAATTAGCAGAGAGAAAATTTGAAAATCTTTCTTGTATTCTTTTATATATACTTTTATGTGGTTATTAAGATATGGTACTGTACAGAATGTTTCCAGATGTAATGAACAGTCAAATGGTCTGGTTATAGTTATTATTTATTGGCCACCTGGCCTTCCGAACCTGATCACTTCACTGCTATCAAATGCTAAACATGATTACACAGGCCAGCACATTTTCCTCTTTATATGACTATTTGAGCCTGGTGCCTATCTTGGAGCCCACCTCAGATAGACATGTATGGCTGAAAATGATGTCCAACAGAGCACACTATGACTTTGTCTGCATAATTTAAAGTCACGAGCCCCAGCAGCACAAGCGTCCAAATTCTTCTTTCTAGGACCTCAGGAGGAAGCTCAGACGGAGCCACTGATCGCAGGCTAAAATGCTGTAGGAACATAGCGTTCGTGATTTCAGCCATTGTATTCATACCCAATAAACACCAATTCAAATAATAGCAATAGATTCACAGGGCACATAATAATGTGACATCCACGTAGTCGAATGAACGTGTGTGATGTAGATTGCCACTCCAGATAAACGTATAATGCAATCAGAACATGGCAAAAAttgtaaatatattttattaattagtTAACAACAgtaatgtacaataacaaattgtattgtggtaccgtgttagccagaaaaatcgatgtgaatacttttctgcccaatgacgacaaaagtattctgggagtgatacctttattgactaaccagaaaataatgtgtTTGCAAgcgttcagagcacagtggctccttcttcagacaGAAGAAggagcctgaagaaggagccattgtcctctgaaagcttgcaaacatattattttctggttagctaataaaggtatcactcccagaatacttttgtcgtcattgggcagaaaagtattcacattaacAACAGTTAGAAACCTACTAAACATGCTAGAAGACAATTGGATGACAAAAAAGGAGTCCTTTTGACAAGTAGTAAGCATAGCACAACAGTTGTCAGCATAAAAATCCACAACCTAACATACAGAGTCATGGAAGCATCAAAGTACAAAGGACTAGCAGATAGGGTGTGCACTACAAATAACAGTAGCTGTCACAATAAACCTGTATTTACACCCCTTCCCCACTATGCTAGTTTAACATTACATGACCATCATTATCATTGCACCCTTACCCATGGTAGGAAGTAAACACATGGTCACCAGGGGATAAAAAACATGATTGTAGGGGAACCATCTAATCATCAAAGTATTAAGTGGGGCTTCGCAGACTTCTGGATATATAGTTTAGGTATATATTGAGTAACCCATCTGTTGTATggtattcacatatgtaaaaataACACTATATATGTAAATAAAGAGTTTTGCTAAATCGTTTGCATTCCTACTAACTTGTAAGGGTGGCTTCACATATCCACGACATACTGCCCATGATTGGATCGCAATACCAAGCTGAACCAgctggtctcctgacctgaactaacTACCTCATAGGCATATGTAAGGAGACCCGCTAGTTTGGCCTTATATTGTGTTACAGGAAGTGGACAGGACAGCGGACATTAGAACAAGACGGGGCTAGgatagggaacattattacaggataggagacattactacaggatgggCCAGATTTGAGTCCATTATTACCggaaggagccaggatggagaacattattacaggatggggctaaTATTCAGGAAGGAGCTAGTACAGAGGACAGTATTACAGAAAGGAGACAGGaatggggacattgttacaggatgGAGGCAAGGACAAAttacattattacagaatggggccATGAAGGGTGTCATTATTACAGGATTTGACCCAGgatagggggacattattacagtataaGGGGCCAATACAGaatacattattacaggaaggggccaggatggaggacattattacaggttgggtgttatgatgggggacattattacaggataggggcaaTCATTACACAAAGGGGCTAGTAAAAAGGACATCATTACAGAAAGTAGCCAGGAAGGGGTGCATTATTACAAGGTTGAGGGTAGGACATAGGATATTATTAAAGGATTTGGGCCAGGAAAGGGGACACTATCACAGGATAGGGGCGggcatgggggacattattacaggataaggCCTTGACGGGGGACTTTATGACAGGAAGGTGCTAGGACAGAGGACACTATTACAGAAAGGAGCCAGGAAAGGGGACATTATTGCAGGGTGGTGACCATTATTACAGGAAAGAGTCAGGacaaaggacattattacaggaaagggtcACAAGAGATGACATTGTTACAGGATGGGGCCCAGGGCAGTTGaaaattattacaggatgagggccATTGATGCAGAAAGGGGCCTAATACAGGGTACATTACTACTGGAAGGTGTTAAGATGGAGTACATTATTACAAGATGAGGGTctagatggaggacattattaaaggATGTGGGCTTATTTTACAACATGGGGGCCAGGACAGAGAACATTATTACAGAATAGGGGTCAGAAAAACAAATTACAAaagaacggggccaggatggggacattatcacAGGTTGGTgaacaggatggaggacattactacatCTGATCAACATGTGGGTGGGGGCCCAGGTCCCAATTTGCATCAGGTCCCATAGGACTATAGTTATGTCACTGTCTACAGGTGAGAGAAAGAAAAAGGAAACtgctgacgataagagcttacattctatagaaAAGAGAGAGagcaccccactgactataagagattacactctacaggagagaacggACCCTGCGGCCAATAGAGgtaacactctacatgagagagagcgCTTCTCACTGACCATAGCAGCTTTCACTTTACAggcaagagagagagaaagaagaccccgctgaccgtaacagcttacactctacaggagagagagaacactgctgaccataagaacttaccctctacaggagagagaagaccctgctgaccataagagcttacactctacaggagaaaaaaaaaccctgctgaccataagagcttacact from Ranitomeya variabilis isolate aRanVar5 chromosome 3, aRanVar5.hap1, whole genome shotgun sequence includes:
- the LOC143818513 gene encoding aquaporin-2-like, with the translated sequence MLKELCAGFHFKAFIAELVATLVFVFVGLGSTLSWSEAIPTVLQIAFTFGLGIGTMVQAVGHISGAHINPAVTVALLVGARISLVQTFFYVIAQMLGAVIGAALLFEFVPSDIRGGFGVNQPSNSTTSGQAVAVEIILTMQLVLCIFATTDSRRTDNIGSPAISIGLSVVLGHLLGIYYTGCSMNPARSFGPALITGNFEYHWIFWVGPITGAIFACLIYDYIFAPHPISSIERLEILRGNISQEYEKEERRKQSVGLNSLYSQSISREKI